Proteins from a single region of Engystomops pustulosus chromosome 5, aEngPut4.maternal, whole genome shotgun sequence:
- the NPVF gene encoding pro-FMRFamide-related neuropeptide VF: MGRLSSSNIMLFSLCSFSILFAFSVCSEETTVTNLESQEKYDDLYESREDLQNQRINSNEYRYFAPKSLSDVTPEIMSKYSSFPILEREFLEERDLKPAANLPLRFGRASDDKVGKSIPNLPLRFGRYIPGKSGLQSATNLPQRFGRSQYGGHFVHSFAALPLRFGRTSNFQRLQYDKNSHLPEVKNLDENNERSQTMTYDYERNHHM, encoded by the exons ATGGGCAGGTTGTCATCCAGTAACATTATGCTCTTTTCTCTCTGTAGTTTTTCCATTCTGTTTGCCTTTTCCGTCTGTTCTGAAGAGACAACGGTAACAAATCTGGAAAGTCAGGAGAAATATGATGACCTGTATGAG TCCAGAGAAGATCTCCAAAATCAGAGGATTAATTCCAATGAATATCGATATTTTGCACCAAAAAGCTTAAGTGACGTGACACCTGAAATCATGAGTAAATATAGCAGCTTTCCAATACTTGAGAGGGAATTCCTGGAGGAGCGAGACCTGAAGCCTGCTGCAAACCTTCCACTCAGATTTGGAAGAGCATCTGATGACAAAGTAGGAAAGAGCATCCCCAACTTACCTCTTAGGTTTGGGCGATACATACCTGGAAAAAGCGGTCTCCAGTCTGCAACTAATTTACCCCAGAGGTTTGGAAGATCACAATATGGTGGGCACTTTGTGCACTCATTTGCAGCATTACCTCTTCGTTTTGGAAGAACAAGTAATTTTCAAAGATTACAGTATGATAAGAACTCCCATCTTCCAGAAGTAAAAAACCTTGATGAGAACAATGAAAG AAGCCAGACAATGACATATGACTACGAGCGGAACCATCACATGTAG